The DNA sequence AAAGATGTGAGCTTTATTTAAGCAGAGAACCTAAATCTATGACTTGGTGGGAGTCGCTTACTCTTAGAACGAAGTGAGTAGGAACTACAAATTGAAAGATTAAAAAAAGATAAATAAAAATATTAAAATTGCAAAAAGATAATATTTAAGATATGCAAGACACAGATTTAGAAAGCAAGAGACTAAAATCTAATTATACTACATAAATTAAATATATAATTTAATGGAATATTTGATTGAAGATGTGAATATTTATTAACAAAATTAGTACCTAGTATTAAAACTTAATATTAGGCGTTGACAAAACAAAAATAATGAATTATACTTTGAATATCAAAATATTTGATACTAAAAATTAAATATACCCTTATATTGAGAGGTGAAATTAGTGCAAATTGATAAAATTAAAGAGATTATAAGCCTAGTTAACGAGACAGATATTAATGTTTTAGAACTAGAAACAGATGGCATTAAATTAAAGCTACAAAAGAGCATTACAGAAAATAACATAGATAAAATAAAGCTAGCTACAGCAAGTGAATCTGATTCTAATGAAAAGACAGAAGAGAAAATAGCTGTTGTAGAAAATGAAAATATAAAATATACAGAGGTAAAATCACCAATAGTTGGTACATTTTATTCTGCACCAAACCAAGACTCACAGCCTTTTGTCAAAGTTGGAGATAGAGTCAAAAAAGGAGATATTCTGTGTATTATTGAAGCAATGAAGGTAATGAATGAAATTGAAGCAGAAGTAGATGGTGAAATTGTCCAGATACTTGTAGAAAACGAATCAATGGTAGAGTATGGTCAAGTGTTAATTAAGATAAAATAAGATACTTAAAGTTGCTTTAAAGGAATCTTATATGTCTCCAAGAGATAATTAAAGAATCCATATTAGCTAGAAAATGATGTTTAATCAAAAAATCATATAAGGTTAGAAAGTTAATCCAGATTATTCATATAACGCCCGATAATATGATGCAAAAGTTAAGTGAGAACCTAAATTTAATTTAGTGTGAATTGCTTACTCATTCGAAGGATAAGTTTTATTAATAAAAGTTCAATTTTCTATGAATTATCTGGGTTTAAATTAAATGATATTGGTAAAAATATTAAGAAGTTGTCTTAGGAGGCAGTTATGTTTAGTAAGATATTGATTGCAAATAGAGGAGAAATTGCTGTTAGAATTATTAGAGCATGTAAGGAGATGGGGATACAAACAGTAGCTATTTATTCTGAGGCTGATAAAGAAGCACTTCATGTTCAATTAGCTGATGAAGCGTATTGTATTGGACCTGCTCCAGCAAATAAAAGTTATCTAGATATGAAGAATATACTGAGTACATCAGTATTAACAAATGCAGATGCAATACACCCAGGTTTTGGGTTTTTATCTGAGAATTCAACTTTTGCCAAGATGTGTGAAGAATGTAATATTTCATTTATAGGACCAAAGGCAAACATGATAGCAAAAATGGGAAATAAGGCTTGTGCTAGAGATATAATGAAAAAAATGAGTGTACCCGTAGTACCGGGCTCTGATGGAACAGTAGATGATATTAAAGAAGCTGTATACATAGCAAATGAAATAGGATATCCTGTAATGATAAAAGCTTCCGCAGGAGGAGGCGGTAGAGGGATGAGAGTCGCATATAGTACAGATGAACTCAGACGTATGTACAATACAGCTAAGAGTGAAGCTCTAGCATCATTTGGTGATGACAGCATGTATTTAGAAAAATTTATAGAAAACCCAAGACATATTGAATTTCAAATATTAGCTGATAAATATGGAAATGTTATCCATCTAGGAGAAAGAGATTGTACTGTCCAAAGAAGAAATCAGAAGGTTCTAGAAGAATCACCATCACAAGTTATTACACAAGAGCTAAGAAAACAAATGGGTAAAGCTGCAGTTTTAGCCTCAAAAGCGGTAGATTATGAAAATGCTGGTACAGTAGAATTTCTTTTAGACAAGTATGGGA is a window from the Abyssisolibacter fermentans genome containing:
- a CDS encoding acetyl-CoA carboxylase biotin carboxylase subunit — protein: MFSKILIANRGEIAVRIIRACKEMGIQTVAIYSEADKEALHVQLADEAYCIGPAPANKSYLDMKNILSTSVLTNADAIHPGFGFLSENSTFAKMCEECNISFIGPKANMIAKMGNKACARDIMKKMSVPVVPGSDGTVDDIKEAVYIANEIGYPVMIKASAGGGGRGMRVAYSTDELRRMYNTAKSEALASFGDDSMYLEKFIENPRHIEFQILADKYGNVIHLGERDCTVQRRNQKVLEESPSQVITQELRKQMGKAAVLASKAVDYENAGTVEFLLDKYGKYYFIEMNTRIQVEHPVTEFVTGIDLVKEQIKIAYGLELSYKQENIKISGHSIECRINAENPEKGFMPSPGTIEALNLPGGNGVRIDSSIYQGYTIPSAYDSMLAKLIVHAEDRESAILKMKRALDEFIIKGVSTNIDFQYKILDNELFKNGSYDTSFINDCVLK
- the accB gene encoding acetyl-CoA carboxylase biotin carboxyl carrier protein; the encoded protein is MQIDKIKEIISLVNETDINVLELETDGIKLKLQKSITENNIDKIKLATASESDSNEKTEEKIAVVENENIKYTEVKSPIVGTFYSAPNQDSQPFVKVGDRVKKGDILCIIEAMKVMNEIEAEVDGEIVQILVENESMVEYGQVLIKIK